One Candidatus Woesearchaeota archaeon genomic region harbors:
- a CDS encoding hydrogenase membrane subunit produces the protein MILQWFVLATLAAVLLILISRSHKRMNFLTIIHSLVFMGLTIYLFATEELPTTYFSSAYFLADHLVIYESLIAGFIFFLSAVYALGYIESLLAAKEMSRKNIKLFYISFNVLLLVIILAFFSNNLALFWVFLELTTLLSAVLVVTLNAKENVVAALEYIFIASTAMLFSLIGLILLFAISQQQSGTGTINWTALLLQASSLSPPLLLLASLFIFVGFAAKSGLVPFHTWLPYTHSKAPSAVSVILSASILNVGMYGLIRLSAVMQHTTKALFFSWVIMIFGLLSIAVAGFVMLQRTNLKKVIAYSSIEHNGFMLLAIGLGTPLALFWVLFYLLAHSLTKALLFFSAGIVHRQYDLLDVNKIKNLLTLQPVASWGLILGGVAIIGMPPFALFLGKVFIVTQIGSFSPTLLVVTLLLLLLVAGAFASFVTKAFAQNDNASEEKYNTPITMKFPIIFLLILLILLFFLGLFPESWFQTFLWSIVQDVSGGIIT, from the coding sequence ATGATCCTTCAATGGTTTGTCTTGGCTACGTTGGCAGCAGTGCTCCTCATTCTTATTAGTCGATCACATAAACGAATGAATTTTCTAACTATTATCCATTCATTGGTTTTCATGGGACTCACCATCTACCTGTTTGCCACAGAAGAATTACCAACCACGTATTTTAGTAGTGCGTACTTCTTAGCCGATCATTTGGTTATCTATGAATCCTTGATTGCTGGATTTATTTTTTTCTTATCAGCGGTTTATGCCTTAGGATATATTGAAAGTTTGTTGGCAGCAAAGGAGATGAGTCGTAAGAATATCAAGTTGTTTTACATCAGCTTTAATGTCCTTTTGCTGGTAATCATCCTTGCATTTTTTTCCAATAACCTAGCCCTGTTTTGGGTCTTTTTGGAGTTAACAACACTGTTGTCAGCAGTTCTTGTTGTTACCCTGAATGCTAAGGAAAACGTCGTGGCAGCATTAGAGTACATCTTCATCGCTTCCACGGCCATGCTCTTTTCGTTAATAGGACTTATTCTCTTGTTCGCCATAAGCCAGCAGCAATCAGGTACAGGAACTATAAATTGGACAGCACTCCTGCTCCAGGCGTCTTCGCTTTCCCCGCCCTTGCTGCTTCTCGCCTCATTATTTATCTTTGTGGGGTTTGCAGCAAAATCCGGGTTAGTACCATTCCACACCTGGTTACCGTATACACACTCAAAAGCGCCTTCTGCAGTAAGTGTGATCTTATCTGCAAGCATCTTGAATGTTGGTATGTATGGACTTATTCGGCTTTCTGCCGTAATGCAGCATACCACAAAAGCCTTGTTTTTCTCTTGGGTAATTATGATATTTGGACTGCTGAGCATCGCTGTTGCTGGTTTCGTCATGCTCCAACGGACAAACCTAAAAAAAGTAATTGCATACTCGAGCATTGAACATAATGGATTTATGCTGCTTGCAATAGGACTAGGCACACCGTTAGCCCTGTTTTGGGTATTATTTTATCTGCTTGCCCATTCACTTACCAAAGCACTTTTGTTTTTTTCTGCAGGCATCGTCCATCGACAGTATGATCTTTTGGACGTCAATAAAATAAAGAATCTGCTAACACTACAGCCTGTTGCCTCGTGGGGATTAATTTTGGGAGGAGTGGCAATTATTGGGATGCCACCATTTGCATTATTCTTAGGAAAAGTATTCATTGTAACCCAGATCGGATCATTTTCACCAACCTTACTTGTCGTAACCTTGTTGCTCTTGCTTCTCGTCGCTGGGGCTTTTGCATCTTTTGTAACCAAAGCGTTTGCACAAAATGATAACGCCTCTGAGGAGAAGTACAACACGCCCATAACCATGAAGTTCCCTATTATTTTCCTTTTGATCTTGCTCATACTCTTGTTTTTCCTCGGATTGTTTCCCGAGTCATGGTTCCAAACATTTTTATGGTCGATAGTTCAAGATGTGAGCGGGGGAATAATCACATGA
- a CDS encoding NADH-quinone oxidoreductase subunit C, whose amino-acid sequence MKIQDQELHVSVPDEQFMAVVEALSHDGFELSSLFAVEGFGHTKGFTLFYVLEKKKHQPWLILERSITGTTTSSIAKFFPSACWYEREMMDGFGMSFEDALDTRRLFLMEQYPEGFHPLLRSFKNTKITSRKHILPQQEYTFKQVNGEGVYHIPVGPVHAGIIEPGHFRFSVIGETICNLEIRMFYKHRGVEKLAEGKKPSEVIPLAESISGDETTANAVAFCTAVEKISGIVIPKSAAYLRILFLELERMYSLLGDLAGMIIDVAYPLGASPFFILREELLRQNHALTGSRFMKNTIFVGGVRCDLSNGTLTQLKKYLPLFSRRLQEAVNHVVTMPSVVDRFETTGVIRRDLVHSLHLTGPVARASGELLDTRVDHVYGLYHEYVPKIRIEEKGDVLARFTVKVAEVLEAAELCRKVLVKIPSGSTVPEIAQGTIKDGSVLMVVESARGQNIHWVWIHEGKISRYKVRTASFCNWQAIEHAVLDNIVPDFPLINKSLNLSYAGTDL is encoded by the coding sequence ATGAAAATACAAGACCAAGAATTACATGTTTCAGTTCCTGACGAACAGTTCATGGCAGTTGTTGAAGCCCTATCTCATGATGGTTTTGAACTCAGTAGTCTTTTTGCTGTTGAGGGATTTGGACACACAAAGGGATTCACGTTGTTCTACGTGTTGGAAAAGAAAAAACATCAACCATGGTTAATCCTAGAAAGATCCATTACTGGAACAACGACAAGCTCTATTGCCAAATTTTTCCCCTCTGCGTGCTGGTATGAACGAGAGATGATGGACGGGTTTGGTATGAGCTTTGAGGACGCATTAGATACAAGAAGACTGTTCCTTATGGAACAGTATCCAGAAGGATTTCATCCGTTGTTGCGTTCATTCAAAAATACAAAGATTACTTCAAGAAAACATATTCTTCCCCAGCAGGAATACACCTTTAAGCAAGTAAACGGAGAAGGAGTTTATCACATCCCTGTTGGACCAGTACATGCGGGGATTATTGAGCCTGGCCATTTTCGGTTTAGTGTTATTGGTGAAACCATTTGCAACCTTGAAATCAGAATGTTTTACAAACATCGGGGTGTCGAGAAATTAGCAGAAGGAAAGAAGCCTTCTGAGGTCATTCCTCTTGCTGAATCCATTAGTGGCGATGAAACTACAGCCAATGCAGTTGCCTTTTGCACTGCTGTGGAGAAAATTTCAGGGATAGTTATTCCAAAGTCTGCAGCATATTTGCGAATACTCTTTCTGGAATTGGAACGGATGTACTCGTTATTAGGAGATTTAGCCGGCATGATTATCGATGTAGCATATCCTCTAGGAGCTAGTCCTTTTTTTATCCTGCGTGAAGAATTGTTGCGTCAAAATCACGCATTAACTGGCTCACGATTTATGAAAAACACGATTTTTGTAGGTGGTGTACGGTGCGATCTTTCCAATGGCACGCTTACACAACTGAAGAAATACTTGCCATTATTCTCACGGCGCTTACAGGAGGCAGTAAACCATGTGGTAACCATGCCTTCAGTGGTTGATAGGTTTGAGACAACAGGAGTCATACGACGTGATTTAGTACATTCATTACACCTCACTGGACCGGTTGCTCGGGCATCTGGCGAATTACTTGATACTCGTGTGGATCATGTCTATGGACTCTATCATGAATATGTACCCAAAATAAGGATCGAAGAAAAAGGCGATGTCTTGGCACGGTTTACGGTAAAAGTTGCTGAAGTGCTGGAAGCAGCAGAATTATGCCGAAAAGTACTCGTAAAAATACCTTCTGGTTCAACAGTTCCAGAGATAGCACAGGGAACAATAAAAGACGGTTCTGTATTAATGGTAGTGGAATCAGCAAGAGGACAAAATATCCATTGGGTTTGGATTCACGAAGGAAAAATAAGTAGATATAAAGTCAGGACAGCTTCATTTTGTAATTGGCAGGCAATTGAACACGCAGTTTTGGATAATATTGTACCCGACTTTCCGTTGATTAACAAAAGCCTCAACTTGTCCTATGCAGGTACTGATTTATGA
- a CDS encoding NADH-quinone oxidoreductase subunit B family protein — protein MFKAIANIIRPKITEDIVSKEEKFERTGKELKKEIAAVFGRSLFIRELDSGSDNAAEIELVNLTTPYYDVERFGVSFVASPRHADVIIITGAITLNMSTAVRKVYEATPSPKLVVAVGDDACTGGVFKDSYAVLGGADKIIPVDLKIPGNPPTPHAILQGLLTLMKSIKEKKKKRS, from the coding sequence ATGTTCAAAGCAATAGCAAACATCATCAGACCAAAGATTACCGAAGACATTGTCAGTAAAGAAGAGAAGTTTGAACGTACGGGTAAGGAATTAAAGAAAGAAATAGCTGCTGTCTTTGGTCGTAGCCTCTTTATTCGAGAGCTTGATTCAGGAAGTGATAACGCAGCTGAAATAGAACTGGTAAATTTGACAACACCTTATTACGATGTAGAGCGTTTCGGTGTTTCTTTTGTTGCCAGCCCTCGGCATGCCGATGTAATCATTATTACCGGAGCGATAACACTCAACATGAGCACTGCTGTACGTAAAGTGTATGAAGCCACACCATCACCAAAGCTGGTTGTTGCTGTAGGCGATGATGCCTGTACTGGTGGAGTGTTTAAGGATTCGTATGCAGTTTTGGGTGGAGCAGACAAGATTATTCCGGTTGATCTCAAGATTCCAGGAAATCCACCAACACCCCATGCAATTCTTCAGGGACTCTTAACATTGATGAAATCAATAAAAGAGAAGAAGAAGAAAAGGAGCTAA